Proteins from a single region of Seriola aureovittata isolate HTS-2021-v1 ecotype China chromosome 9, ASM2101889v1, whole genome shotgun sequence:
- the LOC130174427 gene encoding plakophilin-1, producing the protein MMAPEPLRSAMTIRCSEDTSLALPSDNKLRSGQQRVLDQVHTIKRGKSKHGKSDPLSPSPTSPIPQNLTSYVDFGSFKFAPSKANGTFSRTSSTMSSGFNKTINTQRSRTLSTKTVGPFTASGTWEQQIQGSNWPKSPNGLKPSRSDPTLAPPFSPAPAAVMRAKGQSFHSQHAVQTRVNRNSTYSLTNGTQMTNSQTRIVRPPSAQSHTEGKMGTIKITKKALQQTAVNSGINVSDVTLKEAVEYLSHPEEKFQQFGATFIQHTTFNEERAKQEVFQLEGIPALVTLLRSPNPAVSQASAGALRNLVFKDKNNKLEVQHCGGIAKALQLLKETDSTDTQKQITGLLWNLSSSDELKEELTVTALPALTENVVVPFTGWSDSSTNNNIHPDVFYSATGCLRNLSCAKKRERQAMRDCPGLIDSLMSYVQSCVAEENPDDKSVENCACILHNLTYQLESEAPGCFSNYYRQTDDESGGRKSPTVGCFSPKSSKAQKQYMFDMDRAVLEDSAPSGQKWLCHPKAMQTYLSLLGSSKKDATLEACCGALQNLTANKGPGSSAMSQILVQKFGALLHMTPLLKSQNSGLQKTAMSLLNNMSRTSSVQTSMAKQILPELTGLLSSGPREMGKSDDTIAAACSTVRTLMMADTEVSKKVINNELVTSLADLSENGSFPKSSKAAALLLYNLWNEKNLQGAAKKLGLAKSLFVNDNTTAQYKQMID; encoded by the exons ATGATGGCTCCGGAGCCGCTGCGATCAGCTATGACCATCAGGTGCTCGGAGGACACGTCGCTCGCGCTGCCCTCCGACAACAAGCTGCGCTCCGGACAGCAGCGCGTGCTGGATCAGGTGCACACCATCAAGAGGGGCAAGTCCAAGCACGGGAAGAGCGACCCGCTGTCCCCCTCTCCTACAA GCCCGATACCGCAGAATTTGACATCATACGTCGATTTTGGATCGTTCAAGTTTGCCCCGTCCAAAGCAAATGGCACCTTCAGCCGCACCAGCTCCACTATGTCATCGGGCTTCAACAAAACG atAAACACTCAGAGGAGTCGCACTCTGTCCACTAAAACCGTGGGACCTTTCACCGCGTCGGGCACATGGGAGCAGCAAATCCAAGGCTCCAACTGGCCGAAGAGTCCCAATGGGCTGAAACCCAGTCGCAGTGACCCCACCTTGGCTCCTCCATTTTCTCCTGCCCCTGCAGCTGTCATG AGAGCCAAGGGGCAGTCATTCCATAGCCAGCACGCCGTCCAGACTCGAGTCAATAGAAACAGCACCTACTCCTTGACCAACGGCACTCAGATGACCAACAGCCAGACACGCATCGTCCGGCCGCCCTCTGCCCAGTCCCACACTGAGGGCAAGATGGGAACCATCAAAATAACTAAGAAAGCGCTTCAGCAGACAGC GGTGAACAGTGGGATAAACGTGTCAGACGTGACCCTAAAGGAGGCTGTAGAGTACCTGTCTCACCCTGAGGAGAAATTCCAGCAGTTTGGGGCCACCTTCATCCAACACACCACCTTCAATGAGGAGCGTGCCAAACAGGAG GTTTTCCAACTGGAGGGTATCCCCGCTCTGGTGACCTTGCTGCGGAGCCCCAACCCAGCGGTGAGCCAGGCTTCTGCCGGGGCTCTGAGGAACCTGGTGTTTAAGGACAAGAACAACAAGCTGGAGGTTCAACACTGTGGTGGTATAGCTAAGGCCCTGCAGCTCCTAAAGGAGACCGATTCTACTGATACTCAGAAACAAATCACAG GCCTGCTGTGGAACCTGTCCTCCAGCGATGAGCTGAAGGAAGAACTCACAGTGACAGCGCTGCCTGCTCTGACTGAGAATGTGGTGGTGCCATTCACCGGCTGGTCAGACAGCAGcaccaacaacaacatacaCCCTGACGTCTTCTACAGTGCCACAGGGTGCCTGCG GAACCTGAGCTGTGCCAAGAAGAGGGAGAGGCAAGCAATGAGAGACTGCCCTGGCCTCATCGACTCCCTCATGAGTTACGTTCAGTCGTGTGTGGCAGAGGAAAACCCTGATGATAAG TCTGTGGAGAACTGTGCATGCATCCTCCATAACTTGACCTACCAACTGGAGTCGGAGGCCCCTGGGTGCTTCAGCAACTACTACCGTCAGACAGACGACGAGTCTGGGGGTAGGAAAAGCCCCACAGTTGGATGCTTCAGCCCCAAGAGCAGCAAGGCTCAAAAGCAG TATATGTTTGACATGGATCGGGCAGTGCTTGAGGACAGTGCCCCATCAGGTCAAAAGTGGTTGTGCCATCCCAAAGCCATGCAGACCTACCTGTCTCTGCTGGGCTCGTCCAAGAAAGACGCCACCCTGGAGGCTTGCTGTGGTGCCCTGCAGAACCTCACTGCCAACAAAGGACCG gGGTCCTCAGCCATGAGCCAGATCCTGGTTCAGAAATTTGGTGCTCTGCTGCACATGACCCCTCTGTTAAAGTCACAGAACTCTGGCCTGCAGAAGACCGCCATGTCCCTGCTGAATAACATGTCTCGGACCAGCAGTGTGCAGACCTCCATGG CAAAGCAGATTCTGCCTGAGCTCACaggtctcctctcctctggcccCCGGGAAATGGGGAAAAGCGATGACACTATAGCGGCAGCTTGCAGCACAGTACGGACTCTGATGATGGCGGACACCGAGGTCAGCAAGAAGGTCATTAATAATGAACTGGTGACATCGCTGGCTGACCTCAGTGAGAATGG ATCTTTCCCCAAAAGCAGCAAAGCAGCCGCATTGCTGCTCTACAACTTATGGAACGAGAAGAATTTGCAAGGCGCTGCGAAAAAG CTGGGATTGGCCAAGTCACTTTTTGTCAATGACAACACCACAGCACAGTACAAGCAAATGATCGATTGA